Proteins encoded in a region of the Flammeovirga yaeyamensis genome:
- a CDS encoding REP-associated tyrosine transposase, producing the protein MARAHSFYDKEATYFVTISVVYWIDVFTREEYRNIIIDSLKYCQKHKDLKLHAYVIMSNHIHLIITKGLHENLSDILRDFKKFTSKTIIKSIQENPSESRKDWMIWMFKRAGQKNTRNREYQFWQQHNQPVILNSNEKLSQRLNYIHDNPIKAGLVLDAKDYLYSSASNYHGAKYNLLKVDFL; encoded by the coding sequence ATGGCTAGAGCTCATTCCTTCTACGATAAAGAAGCAACTTATTTTGTCACAATATCTGTCGTTTATTGGATAGATGTTTTTACTAGAGAAGAGTATAGAAATATTATTATTGATAGTTTAAAGTATTGTCAAAAACACAAAGACTTAAAATTACATGCCTATGTAATAATGAGTAATCATATACATTTGATTATTACAAAAGGTCTTCATGAAAATTTGTCAGACATTTTAAGAGATTTCAAAAAATTCACTTCAAAAACTATTATCAAAAGTATTCAAGAAAACCCAAGTGAAAGTAGAAAAGATTGGATGATATGGATGTTCAAGAGAGCTGGACAAAAAAATACTAGAAATAGAGAATATCAATTTTGGCAGCAACATAATCAACCTGTAATTTTGAATAGTAATGAGAAATTATCCCAAAGGTTAAATTATATACATGATAATCCTATCAAAGCAGGATTAGTACTTGATGCTAAAGACTACCTCTATTCTAGTGCTTCTAATTATCATGGAGCGAAATATAATTTATTAAAAGTAGATTTTTTGTGA